A genome region from Cucurbita pepo subsp. pepo cultivar mu-cu-16 chromosome LG02, ASM280686v2, whole genome shotgun sequence includes the following:
- the LOC111787792 gene encoding aspartic proteinase PCS1-like, with amino-acid sequence LFCLLFSPSNSLSLSFPLTSHSVSSQEASLSLSSKTKSHGKFHFQYSNALVVSVPIGSPPQQMDMVVDTGSQLSWIQCHYKVRRKSVKPMINVFDPYLSSSFSFLPCNTTLCRPRIPDFTLPTSCDPTRHCHYSYFYADGTLAEGNLVTEKFTFSNSLTTRSLLLGCATASTQNRGILGMNTGRIPAKISKFSYCIPDRTGSDLTGLFYLGDNPNSATFKYVNMLTFPKSRRSPNLDKLAYTLPMKGIRIGNNKLNISPAVFKPDPSGAGQTMIDSGSDLTHLVDEAYSKVREEMFRLVGPMMKKGYEYTAVADMCFDGAVAATVGRRIGDMWFQFENGVEILVGKGEGLLTEVEKGVKCVGIGRSDRLVTESNIIGNIHQQNMWVEYDLRNKRIGFGVAKCSGLKA; translated from the coding sequence CTATTCTGTCTCTTATTCTCCCCATCAaactccctctccctctccttccCTCTGACCTCCCATTCTGTCTCCTCCCAAGAAGCCTCCCTTTCCCTCTCCTCCAAAACCAAATCTCATGGGAAGTTCCACTTCCAGTACTCCAACGCCCTTGTGGTGTCTGTTCCCATTGGATCGCCGCCGCAGCAGATGGACATGGTAGTAGACACCGGCAGCCAACTGTCCTGGATTCAATGCCACTACAAAGTAAGGAGAAAATCAGTGAAGCCCATGATTAATGTGTTTGACCCTTATCtctcctcctctttctctttccttccctGTAACACCACTCTGTGCAGACCCCGAATTCCCGATTTTACCCTTCCTACTTCTTGTGACCCAACTCGCCACTGCCACTACTCCTACTTCTACGCGGATGGGACCCTGGCCGAGGGTAATCTCGTCACTGAAAAATTCACCTTCTCCAATTCCTTAACTACACGCTCCCTCCTTCTGGGCTGCGCTACGGCCTCTACCCAAAATAGGGGTATATTGGGAATGAACACTGGACGCATTCCGGCCAAAATATCCAAGTTTTCCTATTGCATTCCGGATCGAACTGGGTCGGATCTAACCGGCTTGTTCTACCTTGGAGACAACCCCAACTCCGCTACATTCAAATACGTCAACATGTTGACTTTCCCCAAAAGTCGACGCTCCCCGAATCTTGACAAGTTGGCCTACACCCTCCCGATGAAGGGTATAAGAATAGGCAACAACAAACTCAACATCTCGCCCGCCGTTTTCAAACCGGACCCATCTGGGGCCGGTCAGACCATGATCGACTCCGGCTCCGATTTGACGCATTTGGTAGATGAGGCCTACAGCAAGGTCAGAGAAGAGATGTTCAGATTAGTGGGGCCCATGATGAAGAAAGGATATGAATACACCGCCGTCGCCGACATGTGTTTTGACGGCGCAGTGGCGGCGACGGTGGGTCGGAGGATTGGCGACATGTGGTTCCAGTTTGAGAATGGGGTGGAGATATTGGTCGGGAAAGGGGAAGGGTTATTGACGGAAGTGGAGAAAGGGGTGAAGTGCGTGGGGATCGGACGGTCAGATAGACTTGTGACTGAGAGTAATATAATTGGGAACATTCATCAGCAGAATATGTGGGTGGAGTACGATTTGAGAAATAAGAGAATTGGGTTTGGTGTTGCTAAATGTAGTGGATTGAAGGCATGA